The Anopheles coluzzii chromosome 2, AcolN3, whole genome shotgun sequence genome window below encodes:
- the LOC120949898 gene encoding transcription factor GATA-3-like isoform X5: MEATNEPKGEDQTPSSEVTSSVHQPVAHQPVSVSQASHTLTDVPVDGMIVNSELHTERSSPGQQTAVIINQHKQRMITTTGQIREITEGQEPPNESSDYDAVEYHHQAVQSAGGVEQHGYSYEPTHTTSQEHQQGVVVSSAATAVQASSVQVVKREMIEKEAALAAATAAANNNNNNPPETTIIPVQTQTIFVEYKNDGEEPVRYVNRYEDVKYHPHSRYIYQQPPGGLPLSSTLHSTGSGHPHVSHHPHHAHHHHHPHHGHGMVPGHQTHHHVHAQSAQVHQTIEAVSQHPSSVAVATQSGTTIQVQAQPHQQTIQVYETHEPGSAPGGEQVQQVAEGTVDAKTHYTNLEPVHTLASPQNYYIASDGYATGNYTTFLPQKETIYYHSPSPNPVLYKGDPTLTSSSIITKQIHYTPSLPGTQNMYENATGHSSSSPGAQQIYPGYWNGAGVDYNTNFTGTIVMDNAGGNVGEYATNGQHSWQISSLNDAYDPQLAAPPEHRECVNCGSSDTPLWRRDIVGHTLCNACALYTRQNPGTNRPPNRSQKAKQTVKTPPAQGNRRSGVTCANCQTTTTTLWRRNNQGDPVCNACGLYYKLHSVNRPLTMKKDGIQTRKRKPKSSQQIQPMNGLTTGKLLPSMIPSQYHSIATEPKLLNAPQSHLVQTSQPMELHTSSPGQDPRYVDSSPGAPGGGGGSGSGGGGGGGNSSPHLAPVQGNLARHIPISVPVSMDSSRGANGEITSVITSTAVAERSGN; the protein is encoded by the exons ATGGAAGCGACGAACGAGCCCAAGGGAGAGGACCAGACGCCCAGTTCGGAAGTGACGTCCAGCGTGCATCAGCCAGTTGCTCATCAGCCGGTAAGCGTGTCACAAGCATCGCATACCCTCACCGACGTACCGGTGGATGGGATGATTGTGAACTCGGAACTACACACGGAACGCAGCTCGCCCGGCCAGCAGACGGCGGTGATCATCAACCAGCACAAGCAGCGCATGATCACGACCACGGGCCAGATAAG GGAAATCACAGAAGGACAGGAACCACCGAACGAGTCATCGGATTACGATGCGGTCGAGTACCATCACCAAGCGGTACAGTCGGCGGGCGGTGTGGAGCAGCACGGGTATAGCTACGAGCCGACGCATACCACCAGCCAGGAGCATCAGCAGGGTGTGGTGGTAAGCTCGGCCGCTACTGCCGTTCAAGCCTCAAGCGTACAGGTCGTCAAGCGGGAGATGATCGAAAAGGAAGCGGCTTTAGCGGCggccacagcagcagccaacaacaataacaacaacccGCCAGAAACTACCATCATACCGGTGCAGACGCAAACCATCTTCGTGGAGTACAAGAACGACGGCGAGGAACCGGTGCGGTACGTGAACCGGTACGAGGACGTCAAGTACCATCCGCACTCGCGGTATATCTATCAGCAGCCGCCCGGCGGACTGCCGCTCTCGTCAACTCTACATTCCACCGGCTCGGGACATCCGCACGTGTCGCACCATCCGCACCAtgcccaccatcaccatcatccgcACCACGGCCATGGGATGGTGCCGGGACATCAAACCCATCACCACGTACACGCACAGTCGGCACAGGTACATCAGACGATAGAAGCG GTTTCCCAGCATCCGTCGAGTGTCGCGGTGGCCACCCAGTCCGGCACGACGATTCAGGTGCAGGCCCAGCCGCACCAGCAAACCATACAGGTGTACGAAACGCACGAGCCCGGCTCCGCACCGGGCGGTGAGCAGGTGCAGCAGGTCGCCGAAGGGACGGTCGATGCGAAGACGCACTACACCAACCTGGAACCGGTGCACACGCTCGCCTCGCCCCAGAACTACTACATCGCGTCGGACGGGTACGCGACCGGCAACTACACCACGTTTCTGCCCCAGAAAGAGACGATCTACTACCATTCGCCGAGCCCGAACCCAGTCCTGTACAAGGGCGATCCGACGCTTACCTCGTCGTCGATCATCACCAAGCAGATACACTACACGCCGTCGCTGCCGGGCACGCAGAACATGTACGAAAATGCGACCGGGCACAGCAGTAGCTCGCCCGGTGCGCAACAGATCTATCCGGGCTACTGGAATGGAGCGGGCGTAGACTACAACACT AACTTTACTGGCACGATCGTGATGGACAATGCGGGCGGTAACGTGGGCGAGTACGCGACGAACGGGCAGCATAGCTGGCAGATCAGCTCGCTGAACGATGCGTACGATCCGCAGCTGGCAGCGCCACCGGAACACCGTGAATGCGTCAACTGTGGCAGCTCCGACACACCGCTCTGGCGGCGGGACATCGTCGGTCACACGCTGTGCAATGCGTGCGCCCTGTACACGAGACAGAATCCGGGCACGAACCGACCGCCCAACCGGTCGCAGAAAGCCAAACAAACTGTG AAAACACCACCCGCCCAAGGGAACCGCCGTTCGGGCGTGACCTGtgccaactgtcaaaccacCACGACCACGCTGTGGCGCCGGAACAATCAGGGCGATCCGGTGTGCAATGCGTGCGGGCTGTACTACAAACTGCACAGCGTTAACCGCCCGCTCACGATGAAGAAGGACGGCATCCAGACGCGCAAGCGCAAACCAAAATCTAGTCAACAGATTCAACCGATGAACGGGCTTACGACGG GCAAGCTACTACCTTCGATGATACCGTCCCAGTATCACTCGATCGCGACCGAACCAAAGCTACTGAACGCGCCTCAGTCCCATCTGGTGCAGACGTCCCAGCCGATGGAGCTGCACACCAGCTCGCCGGGGCAGGACCCGCGGTACGTGGACAGCTCACCCGGAGCACCCGGTGGAGGGGGTGgcagtggtagtggtggtggtggtggtggtggtaactCGTCCCCGCATCTTGCGCCCGTTCAGGGTAATCTAGCACGCCACATACCAATATC TGTACCAGTGTCGATGGATAGCAGCCGTGGTGCGAATGGAGAGATTACGAGCGTCATTACCAGTACGGCGGTGGCCGAGCGGTCGGGAAATTAG
- the LOC120949898 gene encoding uncharacterized protein LOC120949898 isoform X2, with protein MAVSSDSKCVGVAVSCPQSGPVPSTAVTSVSASTTTVGGAMVSGGPVAMVDPAAPSAPPLNEPSDDAATKMEATNEPKGEDQTPSSEVTSSVHQPVAHQPVSVSQASHTLTDVPVDGMIVNSELHTERSSPGQQTAVIINQHKQRMITTTGQIREITEGQEPPNESSDYDAVEYHHQAVQSAGGVEQHGYSYEPTHTTSQEHQQGVVVSSAATAVQASSVQVVKREMIEKEAALAAATAAANNNNNNPPETTIIPVQTQTIFVEYKNDGEEPVRYVNRYEDVKYHPHSRYIYQQPPGGLPLSSTLHSTGSGHPHVSHHPHHAHHHHHPHHGHGMVPGHQTHHHVHAQSAQVSQHPSSVAVATQSGTTIQVQAQPHQQTIQVYETHEPGSAPGGEQVQQVAEGTVDAKTHYTNLEPVHTLASPQNYYIASDGYATGNYTTFLPQKETIYYHSPSPNPVLYKGDPTLTSSSIITKQIHYTPSLPGTQNMYENATGHSSSSPGAQQIYPGYWNGAGVDYNTNFTGTIVMDNAGGNVGEYATNGQHSWQISSLNDAYDPQLAAPPEHRECVNCGSSDTPLWRRDIVGHTLCNACALYTRQNPGTNRPPNRSQKAKQTVKTPPAQGNRRSGVTCANCQTTTTTLWRRNNQGDPVCNACGLYYKLHSVNRPLTMKKDGIQTRKRKPKSSQQIQPMNGLTTGKLLPSMIPSQYHSIATEPKLLNAPQSHLVQTSQPMELHTSSPGQDPRYVDSSPGAPGGGGGSGSGGGGGGGNSSPHLAPVQGNLARHIPISVPVSMDSSRGANGEITSVITSTAVAERSGN; from the exons ATGGAAGCGACGAACGAGCCCAAGGGAGAGGACCAGACGCCCAGTTCGGAAGTGACGTCCAGCGTGCATCAGCCAGTTGCTCATCAGCCGGTAAGCGTGTCACAAGCATCGCATACCCTCACCGACGTACCGGTGGATGGGATGATTGTGAACTCGGAACTACACACGGAACGCAGCTCGCCCGGCCAGCAGACGGCGGTGATCATCAACCAGCACAAGCAGCGCATGATCACGACCACGGGCCAGATAAG GGAAATCACAGAAGGACAGGAACCACCGAACGAGTCATCGGATTACGATGCGGTCGAGTACCATCACCAAGCGGTACAGTCGGCGGGCGGTGTGGAGCAGCACGGGTATAGCTACGAGCCGACGCATACCACCAGCCAGGAGCATCAGCAGGGTGTGGTGGTAAGCTCGGCCGCTACTGCCGTTCAAGCCTCAAGCGTACAGGTCGTCAAGCGGGAGATGATCGAAAAGGAAGCGGCTTTAGCGGCggccacagcagcagccaacaacaataacaacaacccGCCAGAAACTACCATCATACCGGTGCAGACGCAAACCATCTTCGTGGAGTACAAGAACGACGGCGAGGAACCGGTGCGGTACGTGAACCGGTACGAGGACGTCAAGTACCATCCGCACTCGCGGTATATCTATCAGCAGCCGCCCGGCGGACTGCCGCTCTCGTCAACTCTACATTCCACCGGCTCGGGACATCCGCACGTGTCGCACCATCCGCACCAtgcccaccatcaccatcatccgcACCACGGCCATGGGATGGTGCCGGGACATCAAACCCATCACCACGTACACGCACAGTCGGCACAG GTTTCCCAGCATCCGTCGAGTGTCGCGGTGGCCACCCAGTCCGGCACGACGATTCAGGTGCAGGCCCAGCCGCACCAGCAAACCATACAGGTGTACGAAACGCACGAGCCCGGCTCCGCACCGGGCGGTGAGCAGGTGCAGCAGGTCGCCGAAGGGACGGTCGATGCGAAGACGCACTACACCAACCTGGAACCGGTGCACACGCTCGCCTCGCCCCAGAACTACTACATCGCGTCGGACGGGTACGCGACCGGCAACTACACCACGTTTCTGCCCCAGAAAGAGACGATCTACTACCATTCGCCGAGCCCGAACCCAGTCCTGTACAAGGGCGATCCGACGCTTACCTCGTCGTCGATCATCACCAAGCAGATACACTACACGCCGTCGCTGCCGGGCACGCAGAACATGTACGAAAATGCGACCGGGCACAGCAGTAGCTCGCCCGGTGCGCAACAGATCTATCCGGGCTACTGGAATGGAGCGGGCGTAGACTACAACACT AACTTTACTGGCACGATCGTGATGGACAATGCGGGCGGTAACGTGGGCGAGTACGCGACGAACGGGCAGCATAGCTGGCAGATCAGCTCGCTGAACGATGCGTACGATCCGCAGCTGGCAGCGCCACCGGAACACCGTGAATGCGTCAACTGTGGCAGCTCCGACACACCGCTCTGGCGGCGGGACATCGTCGGTCACACGCTGTGCAATGCGTGCGCCCTGTACACGAGACAGAATCCGGGCACGAACCGACCGCCCAACCGGTCGCAGAAAGCCAAACAAACTGTG AAAACACCACCCGCCCAAGGGAACCGCCGTTCGGGCGTGACCTGtgccaactgtcaaaccacCACGACCACGCTGTGGCGCCGGAACAATCAGGGCGATCCGGTGTGCAATGCGTGCGGGCTGTACTACAAACTGCACAGCGTTAACCGCCCGCTCACGATGAAGAAGGACGGCATCCAGACGCGCAAGCGCAAACCAAAATCTAGTCAACAGATTCAACCGATGAACGGGCTTACGACGG GCAAGCTACTACCTTCGATGATACCGTCCCAGTATCACTCGATCGCGACCGAACCAAAGCTACTGAACGCGCCTCAGTCCCATCTGGTGCAGACGTCCCAGCCGATGGAGCTGCACACCAGCTCGCCGGGGCAGGACCCGCGGTACGTGGACAGCTCACCCGGAGCACCCGGTGGAGGGGGTGgcagtggtagtggtggtggtggtggtggtggtaactCGTCCCCGCATCTTGCGCCCGTTCAGGGTAATCTAGCACGCCACATACCAATATC TGTACCAGTGTCGATGGATAGCAGCCGTGGTGCGAATGGAGAGATTACGAGCGTCATTACCAGTACGGCGGTGGCCGAGCGGTCGGGAAATTAG
- the LOC120949898 gene encoding transcription factor GATA-3-like isoform X4 has translation MAVSSDSKCVGVAMEATNEPKGEDQTPSSEVTSSVHQPVAHQPVSVSQASHTLTDVPVDGMIVNSELHTERSSPGQQTAVIINQHKQRMITTTGQIREITEGQEPPNESSDYDAVEYHHQAVQSAGGVEQHGYSYEPTHTTSQEHQQGVVVSSAATAVQASSVQVVKREMIEKEAALAAATAAANNNNNNPPETTIIPVQTQTIFVEYKNDGEEPVRYVNRYEDVKYHPHSRYIYQQPPGGLPLSSTLHSTGSGHPHVSHHPHHAHHHHHPHHGHGMVPGHQTHHHVHAQSAQVHQTIEAVSQHPSSVAVATQSGTTIQVQAQPHQQTIQVYETHEPGSAPGGEQVQQVAEGTVDAKTHYTNLEPVHTLASPQNYYIASDGYATGNYTTFLPQKETIYYHSPSPNPVLYKGDPTLTSSSIITKQIHYTPSLPGTQNMYENATGHSSSSPGAQQIYPGYWNGAGVDYNTNFTGTIVMDNAGGNVGEYATNGQHSWQISSLNDAYDPQLAAPPEHRECVNCGSSDTPLWRRDIVGHTLCNACALYTRQNPGTNRPPNRSQKAKQTVKTPPAQGNRRSGVTCANCQTTTTTLWRRNNQGDPVCNACGLYYKLHSVNRPLTMKKDGIQTRKRKPKSSQQIQPMNGLTTGKLLPSMIPSQYHSIATEPKLLNAPQSHLVQTSQPMELHTSSPGQDPRYVDSSPGAPGGGGGSGSGGGGGGGNSSPHLAPVQGNLARHIPISVPVSMDSSRGANGEITSVITSTAVAERSGN, from the exons ATGGAAGCGACGAACGAGCCCAAGGGAGAGGACCAGACGCCCAGTTCGGAAGTGACGTCCAGCGTGCATCAGCCAGTTGCTCATCAGCCGGTAAGCGTGTCACAAGCATCGCATACCCTCACCGACGTACCGGTGGATGGGATGATTGTGAACTCGGAACTACACACGGAACGCAGCTCGCCCGGCCAGCAGACGGCGGTGATCATCAACCAGCACAAGCAGCGCATGATCACGACCACGGGCCAGATAAG GGAAATCACAGAAGGACAGGAACCACCGAACGAGTCATCGGATTACGATGCGGTCGAGTACCATCACCAAGCGGTACAGTCGGCGGGCGGTGTGGAGCAGCACGGGTATAGCTACGAGCCGACGCATACCACCAGCCAGGAGCATCAGCAGGGTGTGGTGGTAAGCTCGGCCGCTACTGCCGTTCAAGCCTCAAGCGTACAGGTCGTCAAGCGGGAGATGATCGAAAAGGAAGCGGCTTTAGCGGCggccacagcagcagccaacaacaataacaacaacccGCCAGAAACTACCATCATACCGGTGCAGACGCAAACCATCTTCGTGGAGTACAAGAACGACGGCGAGGAACCGGTGCGGTACGTGAACCGGTACGAGGACGTCAAGTACCATCCGCACTCGCGGTATATCTATCAGCAGCCGCCCGGCGGACTGCCGCTCTCGTCAACTCTACATTCCACCGGCTCGGGACATCCGCACGTGTCGCACCATCCGCACCAtgcccaccatcaccatcatccgcACCACGGCCATGGGATGGTGCCGGGACATCAAACCCATCACCACGTACACGCACAGTCGGCACAGGTACATCAGACGATAGAAGCG GTTTCCCAGCATCCGTCGAGTGTCGCGGTGGCCACCCAGTCCGGCACGACGATTCAGGTGCAGGCCCAGCCGCACCAGCAAACCATACAGGTGTACGAAACGCACGAGCCCGGCTCCGCACCGGGCGGTGAGCAGGTGCAGCAGGTCGCCGAAGGGACGGTCGATGCGAAGACGCACTACACCAACCTGGAACCGGTGCACACGCTCGCCTCGCCCCAGAACTACTACATCGCGTCGGACGGGTACGCGACCGGCAACTACACCACGTTTCTGCCCCAGAAAGAGACGATCTACTACCATTCGCCGAGCCCGAACCCAGTCCTGTACAAGGGCGATCCGACGCTTACCTCGTCGTCGATCATCACCAAGCAGATACACTACACGCCGTCGCTGCCGGGCACGCAGAACATGTACGAAAATGCGACCGGGCACAGCAGTAGCTCGCCCGGTGCGCAACAGATCTATCCGGGCTACTGGAATGGAGCGGGCGTAGACTACAACACT AACTTTACTGGCACGATCGTGATGGACAATGCGGGCGGTAACGTGGGCGAGTACGCGACGAACGGGCAGCATAGCTGGCAGATCAGCTCGCTGAACGATGCGTACGATCCGCAGCTGGCAGCGCCACCGGAACACCGTGAATGCGTCAACTGTGGCAGCTCCGACACACCGCTCTGGCGGCGGGACATCGTCGGTCACACGCTGTGCAATGCGTGCGCCCTGTACACGAGACAGAATCCGGGCACGAACCGACCGCCCAACCGGTCGCAGAAAGCCAAACAAACTGTG AAAACACCACCCGCCCAAGGGAACCGCCGTTCGGGCGTGACCTGtgccaactgtcaaaccacCACGACCACGCTGTGGCGCCGGAACAATCAGGGCGATCCGGTGTGCAATGCGTGCGGGCTGTACTACAAACTGCACAGCGTTAACCGCCCGCTCACGATGAAGAAGGACGGCATCCAGACGCGCAAGCGCAAACCAAAATCTAGTCAACAGATTCAACCGATGAACGGGCTTACGACGG GCAAGCTACTACCTTCGATGATACCGTCCCAGTATCACTCGATCGCGACCGAACCAAAGCTACTGAACGCGCCTCAGTCCCATCTGGTGCAGACGTCCCAGCCGATGGAGCTGCACACCAGCTCGCCGGGGCAGGACCCGCGGTACGTGGACAGCTCACCCGGAGCACCCGGTGGAGGGGGTGgcagtggtagtggtggtggtggtggtggtggtaactCGTCCCCGCATCTTGCGCCCGTTCAGGGTAATCTAGCACGCCACATACCAATATC TGTACCAGTGTCGATGGATAGCAGCCGTGGTGCGAATGGAGAGATTACGAGCGTCATTACCAGTACGGCGGTGGCCGAGCGGTCGGGAAATTAG
- the LOC120949898 gene encoding box A-binding factor-like isoform X1, whose product MAVSSDSKCVGVAVSCPQSGPVPSTAVTSVSASTTTVGGAMVSGGPVAMVDPAAPSAPPLNEPSDDAATKMEATNEPKGEDQTPSSEVTSSVHQPVAHQPVSVSQASHTLTDVPVDGMIVNSELHTERSSPGQQTAVIINQHKQRMITTTGQIREITEGQEPPNESSDYDAVEYHHQAVQSAGGVEQHGYSYEPTHTTSQEHQQGVVVSSAATAVQASSVQVVKREMIEKEAALAAATAAANNNNNNPPETTIIPVQTQTIFVEYKNDGEEPVRYVNRYEDVKYHPHSRYIYQQPPGGLPLSSTLHSTGSGHPHVSHHPHHAHHHHHPHHGHGMVPGHQTHHHVHAQSAQVHQTIEAVSQHPSSVAVATQSGTTIQVQAQPHQQTIQVYETHEPGSAPGGEQVQQVAEGTVDAKTHYTNLEPVHTLASPQNYYIASDGYATGNYTTFLPQKETIYYHSPSPNPVLYKGDPTLTSSSIITKQIHYTPSLPGTQNMYENATGHSSSSPGAQQIYPGYWNGAGVDYNTNFTGTIVMDNAGGNVGEYATNGQHSWQISSLNDAYDPQLAAPPEHRECVNCGSSDTPLWRRDIVGHTLCNACALYTRQNPGTNRPPNRSQKAKQTVKTPPAQGNRRSGVTCANCQTTTTTLWRRNNQGDPVCNACGLYYKLHSVNRPLTMKKDGIQTRKRKPKSSQQIQPMNGLTTGKLLPSMIPSQYHSIATEPKLLNAPQSHLVQTSQPMELHTSSPGQDPRYVDSSPGAPGGGGGSGSGGGGGGGNSSPHLAPVQGNLARHIPISVPVSMDSSRGANGEITSVITSTAVAERSGN is encoded by the exons ATGGAAGCGACGAACGAGCCCAAGGGAGAGGACCAGACGCCCAGTTCGGAAGTGACGTCCAGCGTGCATCAGCCAGTTGCTCATCAGCCGGTAAGCGTGTCACAAGCATCGCATACCCTCACCGACGTACCGGTGGATGGGATGATTGTGAACTCGGAACTACACACGGAACGCAGCTCGCCCGGCCAGCAGACGGCGGTGATCATCAACCAGCACAAGCAGCGCATGATCACGACCACGGGCCAGATAAG GGAAATCACAGAAGGACAGGAACCACCGAACGAGTCATCGGATTACGATGCGGTCGAGTACCATCACCAAGCGGTACAGTCGGCGGGCGGTGTGGAGCAGCACGGGTATAGCTACGAGCCGACGCATACCACCAGCCAGGAGCATCAGCAGGGTGTGGTGGTAAGCTCGGCCGCTACTGCCGTTCAAGCCTCAAGCGTACAGGTCGTCAAGCGGGAGATGATCGAAAAGGAAGCGGCTTTAGCGGCggccacagcagcagccaacaacaataacaacaacccGCCAGAAACTACCATCATACCGGTGCAGACGCAAACCATCTTCGTGGAGTACAAGAACGACGGCGAGGAACCGGTGCGGTACGTGAACCGGTACGAGGACGTCAAGTACCATCCGCACTCGCGGTATATCTATCAGCAGCCGCCCGGCGGACTGCCGCTCTCGTCAACTCTACATTCCACCGGCTCGGGACATCCGCACGTGTCGCACCATCCGCACCAtgcccaccatcaccatcatccgcACCACGGCCATGGGATGGTGCCGGGACATCAAACCCATCACCACGTACACGCACAGTCGGCACAGGTACATCAGACGATAGAAGCG GTTTCCCAGCATCCGTCGAGTGTCGCGGTGGCCACCCAGTCCGGCACGACGATTCAGGTGCAGGCCCAGCCGCACCAGCAAACCATACAGGTGTACGAAACGCACGAGCCCGGCTCCGCACCGGGCGGTGAGCAGGTGCAGCAGGTCGCCGAAGGGACGGTCGATGCGAAGACGCACTACACCAACCTGGAACCGGTGCACACGCTCGCCTCGCCCCAGAACTACTACATCGCGTCGGACGGGTACGCGACCGGCAACTACACCACGTTTCTGCCCCAGAAAGAGACGATCTACTACCATTCGCCGAGCCCGAACCCAGTCCTGTACAAGGGCGATCCGACGCTTACCTCGTCGTCGATCATCACCAAGCAGATACACTACACGCCGTCGCTGCCGGGCACGCAGAACATGTACGAAAATGCGACCGGGCACAGCAGTAGCTCGCCCGGTGCGCAACAGATCTATCCGGGCTACTGGAATGGAGCGGGCGTAGACTACAACACT AACTTTACTGGCACGATCGTGATGGACAATGCGGGCGGTAACGTGGGCGAGTACGCGACGAACGGGCAGCATAGCTGGCAGATCAGCTCGCTGAACGATGCGTACGATCCGCAGCTGGCAGCGCCACCGGAACACCGTGAATGCGTCAACTGTGGCAGCTCCGACACACCGCTCTGGCGGCGGGACATCGTCGGTCACACGCTGTGCAATGCGTGCGCCCTGTACACGAGACAGAATCCGGGCACGAACCGACCGCCCAACCGGTCGCAGAAAGCCAAACAAACTGTG AAAACACCACCCGCCCAAGGGAACCGCCGTTCGGGCGTGACCTGtgccaactgtcaaaccacCACGACCACGCTGTGGCGCCGGAACAATCAGGGCGATCCGGTGTGCAATGCGTGCGGGCTGTACTACAAACTGCACAGCGTTAACCGCCCGCTCACGATGAAGAAGGACGGCATCCAGACGCGCAAGCGCAAACCAAAATCTAGTCAACAGATTCAACCGATGAACGGGCTTACGACGG GCAAGCTACTACCTTCGATGATACCGTCCCAGTATCACTCGATCGCGACCGAACCAAAGCTACTGAACGCGCCTCAGTCCCATCTGGTGCAGACGTCCCAGCCGATGGAGCTGCACACCAGCTCGCCGGGGCAGGACCCGCGGTACGTGGACAGCTCACCCGGAGCACCCGGTGGAGGGGGTGgcagtggtagtggtggtggtggtggtggtggtaactCGTCCCCGCATCTTGCGCCCGTTCAGGGTAATCTAGCACGCCACATACCAATATC TGTACCAGTGTCGATGGATAGCAGCCGTGGTGCGAATGGAGAGATTACGAGCGTCATTACCAGTACGGCGGTGGCCGAGCGGTCGGGAAATTAG